CCGTATCGCCGATGCCGGAATTGATCACTACCGGCAGGCCGCAGGATAAGCTTTCGGCAAATTTTATGGGGGAGCAGCCCGCCGAGGAGAGCCGGCGCTTATAGAACATTATTGACAGGGCCGAGGAGGATAAGGCAAGCGGAATATCCTTGCGGGATAGACCGGTTACCGCAAAATCATGCCTGTCTATGCCGTGTCCCAAAATAACGCCCTCGACCTCCCCGGCCGCGGAATTCGTGACCAGCCAGAAATAGGCGCCGCGGATCTTTTCCTTTAAGGCCTTAAAAAAAAGCGCCATCCCATCCAGGTCGTAAAACGTCCCGGTGCTTCCTAAATATATTAAAACGGGCCTGTTCATTGCGTCACCGGGCAGGATATCCCCCCGCGGTTTCGGACCAAAGAACCCGGTATCAACGCAGCACGGGATGACCGTGATCGCGGCCCCGGGGAAATCCTTCTTCAGGGACCTCTCCGCCGACCCGGCCAGGACGACTATCTCATCGCTTCCTTTTATAAGCATCCTCTCTATCTTCTTGAATAACGCATAGACCGGGCTGCCTTTCTCCCAGGCACCTGCGTCGACTTTTTCGTCCGGCCAAAAACCCCTCATGTCAAATATTAATCTTTTCCCGGCCACCCGCTTAAGAAAGAGCCCTATCAGCGCAGGGATATATCCCCTTGCGTGCACGGCCCCGACATCGCCCTTTCGTATACTTGATAACGCCGAACAAGAACCCTTTATAATGTCATAAACAGTGGCCGGGATCGCGGGTGACCTGTGGTATTTTAACGGTCCCCAGGTTATGCCGTTCTTTTCCAGCTCCGCCTTGACCTCCTCCCGGCCCTTCCCTGCGCCCATTCTTTCCTTCTTCTCGAAACTGATGACGGAGATGCCGAATCCCCTGTTTGACAATCCCTTGAGATACGGCAAGACCTGAGATTGGGCTACCGGGTCCATCAGGCCGTCATAAGTGATATACAGGATCTTCTTCATGAACCCCGGTTATCTGCCCGTTGTCTTGTAAGGGCGTACGCCGCAAATATAAAAGCGACGGGTATGAACATGTCTTTATGCCGGAAAGCCGTCCCGATATTGCTTTCGAAAAGAGCGGCAGGCAGGATAAGCACCAAGAGTAAAGCCGTGAGCGTAAGCGAGGTATACTTATCCTTCTTCAGGAAAAGCAACCATCCCGTTACGGTAAACGGGGCCATTAAATACCAATAAATGACCTGCGGATAAAAAGGCAGGAAGCTCAGGCTCCAGTTCCCGAACGGGAACGGTGCAAAGAAAAAATACAAGATCGCTTTTAGGATAGTCGCAAGGTATCCGAAAGAAAAGACATCTCCGGGCGACAGCTTACCCTGCTGGTAGACCAGATCCGAGTATATCCTGTAATTTGTCTGAGAAGGATGGTATGCCCCGCCCGAAACTACCTGGGCAAGGTTAATTCGGGCAATGAAATTAGCGGTATTTACGATCTTTGAGGTTATTGTCGTCCTATCCGCAAATACAAACGCTAAGATAAAATATACGGCGAAGATCAAAGATACCCTTAGGATAGTGCTTTTCCCTACCTTAAGCGCTTTTAGAAGGGCGAATACAGAAACCACGCCCAATCCTGCCAACAATGATATTGATAACTTAGTCCTGAAGAGGTTCGATAGATATATAAAAAGCAGGGCCCAGAATATATATTTAAACTTCTTTTCCGTGATCAGCTTGACAAGGAATAATAAATAAGCCAAAAGCAAAAAATTACTGACGCTGTCGCGCAAGCCGGTGACAGACCAGTAGAAAATAGACGGGAAGAACGCAAAAATTACGGCGGCGATACGCGAGGGCTTCTCCTCTCCAAAGAGCCGGCGGGAGATCAAATACACAAGAATAATGCTTAAGCAGCAAATAAGGCTGTTGGTCATTTTAGCCGCGACCGGCGCATAACCGAGCCACGCATAAAAAACGCCCAACCCAAAAACATTACTGTCGAATTGGTATCCCCCGAGGTCGGGCAGCCGGTTGTCATGGAAGTACCGCGTCTTATCAAGCATCCTGTCCAAGAACGGGTCCCTGGCCCTGGCAAGGTTTTCTTCCGCGGGATTATCCTTCAACAAATGAGAGATATAAAAGGCGTTAACATTGTAGACTGCGGCGTCAGGCTGGGTATCTCCTCCCCAGAAAGGAGGCTCGAGGCCTACATTATAATTGACCAGGCACATTGCCGCCCTGAGGATAAAACTTATGATGAAAAGTTTTATCAGGAAACTTGAGGATTCTTTTTTAAAAAATAGTTTTATTGCGAGCAGGGACGCCAAAAAAAGGGACAGGACGAATAAACCGGCGGTATAGAACGTCAAAATAAAGCCGAGGACGATCCCCAGTAAAATATATGAGAATACCGCTATTTTATTCAAGATCATTTGCCCTTTGCTTTATAGAGCGAGATTATTTCCGCATCCGTCACGGTTTTATCGCTTTTTCTCCCGAGAAAATAAAACCCTCCCGCCGCGTCGCCGGAAGATGCCTTTTTTACGAGGTAAAAATCTAAGTATTTGATCCAAAAGAACGCGAAAATAGATAACGTACTTAATATCTTCTTGATGAACGGGGAATCGGTAAAACTCATGAAAAAATACCTGAGGCTCCACGCCAAGGCGCTGGCAGGCCCGCCGGCTACGCCCCTTTTTATCTCCTCGAAATTCCTGAAAAGCCTCCTGTGCCCCAAATCAGTGAACCTCGTAAAATCATACCTGCCCATATGGACTTGCTGCATAAAAGGGACTTCGCTATACACAAGCCCTTTCGGTCTCAAGATGCGGTATATCTCGCTTACGCATCTGTGAGGGTCCGTGACATGTTCGAGCACGGCCTGCGCAATTATCCCGTCAAGGGAAGAATCGGCGAACGGCAGGTTGTGCGCGTCGCAAATTATTTGCGTCCGCGGGCCGAAAGAAACGTCGCTCTCGATGAGCATTATTTTGTCATTTTTGGCGATCTCCGCCAGGCCCGAGCCCAAAACTCCTCCCCCGATGACCAATATCGCGGGCCTCGCCGCGGAATTACATGCCTCCTTGATGAATTTTTTGAAATTCCTTTTGCTGTAAATATTGAGAGTAAGCTCCGGGGTGACCCTGCTCCATATCTTCCTCAGGAACCCTTTATTAAAGCCGCTTAATTCGATGGTAGTCGAAGATCTGCCCAGAAAATCCTTTATCCTGAATAAACTTTTGTCCTCATTTATCAGTACCGGGATGCCGTCGACCACCGGGTATTTCCTGTGGCACTTATTACAAGTAAAGTCCCCTTCGCCGAATGACAGGTCCCCCAAACAGCCCGGGCAAGCCAATTTATCCCTCAACTCTTCATTTAACATCTACCAAAGCCCTATCTTTTGGAATATGGACCTGAAGAACACTTTTGTTTCATATGAGGCCGCATAAAAACATACGTTCAACATAAAGTAACCGCTTATCAATAGGCCGGGAAAAATCTTATTCCTGGACCTGCGGATAAAATGGAAAATGCCTGCGGCGCCGATCATGATAATATACGGTTCAATAGGCAGGCGGAACCTCGGCGAACCGTAGAACACCAAAGAAACGCAAAAAGAATAGATAATAGGCAGATAGACAGGAGCCAACTCCCAGGACCTTTTGGAATTAACAAATATGCCTAAGATGAAAAACGGCATAATGAACGCATACATGTAATTATACACGCCGTTACCCAGGATCTCCCAATCGAAGACGCTCCAGAAATAAACGGTCTTTAATACCTCCAGTTTTAGGACACGCAGCGGGTTGTTTTTTATATATTTTAGCGCCTCTTTTGCCAGGAAATCGCTTTGCGCAGCCTCGGATCCTAATGACCTGGACTTTTCCACGACTTCATCACTGGCGATAAAGCCGTATAATTTCCCCTCTCTGGGCACATATGAGCTATAAAGCCCTATTCCCATCGTGGTGGAAATGGGGATAAAACGATGGGTCACTTTCCAGTTCCTGACGGTCCAGGGAGCTATCGGCAGTATAAAAAAAGTCAGCAGGATGGCCGCACTTATAATATACTTTTTGACGCTGCGGGCATGGGAGAGAAAGATCTTTCCCATCACCAGAAGGATAAAAAAGGGAAGCAGGACTATAACAGAGCGCGTGAGCGAAGCTATCCCCAACGCGGCCCCGCAAAAGGCCAAATTCCCATAACCGCCGTTCTGGATAAACCTTAAAAGGAAGAATATGATCGAGATAAGCAAAAAGGTATAGAGGAGCTCAGTTATCATAAGCCCGGTGGTCCTGATAAATGCCGGGTAAAAACAACAGATCAACGCGCCCAAAACGGCTGTTTTGGCGTCGAATAATCGCCTTGCTGTCATAAAAATTATTACGCATGTCAACGCGCCTATGATCGCCTGGATAACTTTAACGGCCGCGTAGTTATTGCCGAATATATGATATAGCGACGCCAGGAAAAAAGGATAAAACGGCTCTTTGAAAGTAGTAGGCTTCCCGTCCACGCTGAATCCCTTGCCCTCGAGGATGTTCCCGGCAAGGCCGTTGTAATAAAGGGAATCCGGCGTAAGGACCTGTCCTTCGGAAAGGGCTGCATAGAGCCGCGGCAGCAGAGCCACGGCAAAGATCGCCAGGGCGATCAATATTGTTCTTTTCATTTCATGATAACCCAATGGAAGAACCTCTTCAGGAGGAACTTGAAATGCCGCGGAGACTTGATCGCCAATATGTTCTTTATCATTATTCCCGGCCGCATATAAAATCTTAAGAAAGCTTCACGTTGCAAAGATTTGACCTGTTTTTGGTTCAAGCCGTCTCCCGCGTACGGGGCGCTCATAAAATAAAACCTGTCCCAGTCAACACCGCCCAATTTCCCCTCTGAAGCCAACTCCTTATAACTGGCCGTGCCGGGAAAAGGCAGGTACGTAAAATAATTCGCCCTGATCAAACCCAGATCAAGCGAAAAACGGATCGTTTTCCTGATGTCCTCTTCTTTCTCGCCCGGGAAGCCAACGATAAAAAATCCCGCCACATCTATCTTAAACCGGCGGATCATGTCTATCCCCTTCCGTATCTTATCGGTGGTGGTCCCTTTCTTCATTAAGGCAAGTACCCTGTCTGAGCCTGATTCTATCCCTAATGAAATAAGGTAAAGGCCGCTTTTTTTCATCAGCACAAGCATTTCTTCGTCCAGGCAGTCTATGCGGACCCCGTTCGGGGTCGCCCAGCTTATACCCAAGTGCAAATCGGCGAGTTTCCGCAGCAATTCCTTTGCGTAGGCCCTGTCAAAAGTAAAGTTATCGTCTATAATATGGAACTCACGTATGCCATGCCTATCATACAGATACTTGATCTGCCCTAGGATGAAATCTACGCTGTGCTTCCGTATCTTCTTCCCCCCTATTATGTTACCCGCGCAAAACGTGCAGGAGAAAGGGCAACCGCGGGTGACTATTATAGGCGCTATGGGGAACTTCCTGAAAACGGCGCCGTGCTGGCATTCGGGATATTCCTCGGGCCGGATAAGGTCCCATGCCGGCATTCCCAAGCTGTCCAGGTCTTCGACGAATATCTGGGGATTTATGCGCACACGGCCGTTCTCCCTCCACCCTAACCCGGGGATATCCGAAAGGTCCCGGGGTCCTTTTTTCCCAAGCCTGTCGAGCAGAATAGGCAGGCCTTTTTCGGCTTCCCCGACGAAGATGAAGTCCAAAGGAGCGCCGAAATACTTAATGCTCTCTTCGGGGGCGGCAGAAGGATGCGGCCCGCCCAGGACAGTTATCAAGCCCGGCTCCAGGTTTTTGCATCCTTCCAGGGCCTCCTTGACGAATTTCAGGTCGAACGTATAGCACTGGAAACCGACGACATCGGGCTTTGCCTCTTTGACCATACGGATCAAGGCATCCGCCTTCATGCCTTTTTTAATGCAATCAAGTATCGTCACATTATGCCCTGCCTTCCTGCACGACTCGGCCAAATAGCCCAGGCCCAGGGAAGGCTGGATATGATCGCTGAGGTTATAAGGTTTTACCAGTAAGATGTTCATCTGTTTATGTCCACAGGTAATTCCAATGGGATTTCACGAACATGACTAAAGATTCCTTGATGCGTATATAGGCATTCCTGGGAACGGAAAGGAACGGTATAGAGATGATCCTAGTGAAGCCGTTGATAGGCATCCTCTTGATCACGGGGTGCAAAAACGCCGGCATCCTGGTGAGAAAAGGGATCAATACTTGCAACCTCAAGGCCTCTTTCTCGTCTATATCCCTGATAAGCGACCCCTGTTTATACCCTCCCTCGCCGTTACAGATCTTTTCGTATTCGCCTTCCTTTATGAACCCGCGTTCAGCGCAGAAATCCGCCAACTCTGTTTTCGGGAACGGATAAAAAATCGACACGATGGTCCCGTCAGGTTTTATCTTCCTGTTCAACTCGTAAGTCTCCCACATCTGTTCGGTCGTCTCCGTCGGGAAACCCACTATGTTCAATGTGCAGAACTTGATCCCTGCCTCTTTCAGGACCTTGGCCGTATCAATAATATCGTCGTTGCTCATGTTCCTTTTTAATAATTTATACCTTACGTCCTCGCTCCCCGACTCCAGGCCGATATCCACATAGATACACCCCGCCTCCTTCAGGAGCAGCATAATGTCTTTCTTGACATTCTTTGGGTGCACCAGGACCTTAAAAGGCAAGTTTATCTCCTTCTTATACCTGCCGGCAAAGTCCCTGATCCAAGCGTCGTTTATCGTAAATACATCGTCGTAAAAGAAGACCTCCTTGATGCGGTACCTGGACTTGAAATATTTAAGCTCCTCTATCACCCTTCCGACGCTCCTGCGGCGGGTATAGGAATGGCCCGGCTGGTTCAACAGTTTCCTGTAGTAAGAATTAAAACAATACGTGCATTGGTACGGGCATCCCCTGCCGGTCATGACATAAAGCCTGTCCGAAAAACATCCGTACCTCCTGAACATATCCTTGTCCGGGAAAGGCAGGGAGTCCAGGTCCTGCATCAGGGGCCTGGACGGGTTCCGGACGATCTCCCCGTCCTTCTTGAACCAGATGTTCTTTATCGAGTGATCGATCTTCCCATTTTGCATGCTATTCGCCAATTCTACCAGGGCCTCTTCGCCTTCGCCGACGCAAATCATGTCTATATCCGGGTTTTTTATGACGAACTCGGGCAGAATGGTGGGATGGAGGCCTCCCACAATGATAGGCACGGCCATTTCTTTTTTCAGCAGGGAAGCCATTTTGGAGACCCAAGGGTATAAATTGGTCAAACAAGAGAACGCTATGAGGTCGGGTTTATACGCCTTCGCCTTTTTTATCATTTTACCGGAAACGTCGAAATACCTTTCAATGATATTAAATTTATACTCCACGTCACCCGAACCGGGGTCGAAGAGCAGCTCGGTGTCGTGCCCCGCCCTCTTCAGGGAGCTAGAAAGATATTCGATCCCCATCCATTCCGCGTTCCTGTGGAAAAATAAGACCTTCATCCCCTCTTCCTGCATATCAATATGATAGATAGGCCTATAGGAGGCCCTATCAGGTTCTCGAAAAAATCCAGCAACGGAGTCAAGAAATTAAACATGCTCAACAGCCTGGTGGAGATCTTTTCTTTTTTCAAGACCTTCCCGTTGAAAAACCACCCGATCAGTCCGAAAAAATTAAAATACATCTTTTTGTCGATGGTAAAACCGCATTTTTCTATCATTTCCGATACCTCTGACAGGCTGTACCTCCTGTAGTGACCTGCCGCCCTGTCAAGGCTGCAGTATAAAGATTGGAAGGCGGGTACCAACAAGATAAGGGTGCCCTCTTTGTTTAATATAGAGTTGAAATTATTCAAAACCGCCTCGTCATCCTTTATGTGTTCGAGGGTATTGACGCAAACGACCGTATCCAGGTTATTTCCCGAAAGCTTTGTTATCGACGGGTCGGTTAAGTCGTATCTTAGGAATTTTACGTTCGGATTATCCGAAAACCTGCTCCTGCATTCATCCAGCATGTCGGAGTCATTGTCTACTGCCAGCACCAGCTGTTTGCCCGACATGTAAGAAGTCAGGTTCCCGGTCCCGCATCCCGCCTCCAGGATCCTCTCTCCGAGGTATGGCTCGATCTTTTTGTAAAACCAGGACTTCAAACGCTCGAGCCTTGACATGAAAGTAAGCGTATCAAAAACGACTTTGGGCATTTATTTCCCTACCCTGTATTTTACGAGCACGTATAATGCCTTTAAGCCATCCCGCCATGAGATCTTTTTGCCTTCCTGGTAATCTCTCGGAACATAGGAAATAGGGACCTCGTATATTTTTACCCCTTTTCTCAACAATTTTGCGGTTATTTCAGGCTCTATTTCGAACCCCCTGGCAGATAAGTCTATTCCGTCCAATATCTCTTTTTTGATGACCTTATAACAAGTCTCCATATCTGTAAGCCTTGCCCCGTAAAGAAGCATCACCATAAAATTAAGAAATTTATTTCCTATAAAATGCGTCAGATAAAATACCTTTTTGCAATGGAAAAGGTCTTTTCTGTTCAGGAACCTCGAACCATATACAACATCCGCTTTGCCTTCTTTGATGGGTTTCACGAGCTCCGGATAATCCCCCGGATCATATTCTAAGTCCGCATCCTGGAAGATTATTATGTCGCCGGACGCATTTTTGAGGCCTGTACGGATAGCCGCGCCCTTTCCGCGGTTTTTATCATGAGAATATACCTTCACCCCTTTAAGGGATAGGCTTTCCAGGATCTTCATGGTATCGTCCTTAGAAAAATCATCGACGATGATTATCTCGTCGACGACATCGCTATCCGTGACTTTTTTCAAGATCTCTTTTATTGTCCTTGCTTCGTTATAAACAGGGATAATGACGGATACCTTCATTTCAATCCATGCCTCCGCGGTATATCGATTCTATTTCCGGGATAAGTTTCCCGGAGGAATATCTCTCCGTGAACCGGTTGATCGCTGCCTCAGCGAATCTCTTCCTCATTTGCGGATCCCCGGCAAGCTTAAGTATGGCATCAGCCAATGCCTCAGGGTCTTTAGGAGCGACCAAAAAACCTGTTTTGCCTTCAACTACCAGTTCACTTACTCCCCCCACATCGGCGGCTACTACAGGTTTGCCGTAAGCCATACCTTCAAGCAGGACCAATGGCGCGCCCTCTGTCAGGGAAGAAAGCACAAGTATATCGATGCGGCACATGATATCGGATATATCCTTAAACGCGCCGGTCAACTCTGTATTTGCGGCCAGGCCGTTTATTTCGATGAGGCTGATTAGCTCGTTTTTCAGATAGCCCTGGCCCGCGATAATGAATTTGATATTACTGCGTCGTTTATTTATCAACTCCGCGGCCTTTAAAAAAAATACGTGCCCCTTTTCCGGGGTAAGCCTGCCGACGATGCCTACGCTTACATCCCCCTTCCCCTCAACGGGCACTATTGCATTCTTTCCGGGAGAAGGGAGCATGGTCGGTACGACGTATAGCTTGTCCGTAACCGCGGCGCCGAGGCCTACCATGTGCCGTTTCATAGATTCCGAGAGGGCTATTATAGCATCACATCGCCTCCAGAAAAACCTCATAACCGACAACTGGGAAGGCGAAAGCCAATCCCCGATAAGGGACGTTTCGGTGTAGATTATCCTTTTTACGCCGGCCATCCTGCCGGCAAGGACAGCCATCTTGGTCTGGTTCTGGTATAGATGGACGACATCCGGCCTTTTTTTCGCAAAGGCGGCAAATAATTTTAAAGCCGCCAGGCATTCGTTAGCCAGCCGCCTTAACCTGTCGACGGCATCGCCGCTTTTCCTGAAAACGCCGGCCTCTTCCGCGGGCCCGCCGACTTTTTTCCTCGGACCGTCCCCGGTGACGGCCCGGTTATATAGCCTATGGACCTTTATCCCTTTTCCGGCCAACCTGTCCGCTATCGGGCCGTCGTCGAAGAAACAATAGACTCTTACCGAGTGCCCGTTGCCGGCCAACCCTGACGCCAGAAATTCAACCTGCCTCTCCCCGCCGCCGTAATTCAGCGCGGGAGTCACTATAGCTATATCCATCACGGCGTATTAAGGTACATATCCATAAGGGATGTGCTTATCGGGATCTCCGGTTTCCATCCCGTCAATGCCTTGATCTTGGTAATATCCGCTGTCTGCGCCGGTATGTCTTTCTTCATGACCTTGTCTTTTCGCTGCTCGACCGAAAATTTCCTCCCGCAAAGGCCGGAAAGTATCTTTACGATCTCCCGCACCGAATGCGGTTTTCCGCTGCCTACGTTAAATATCTCTCCCGCGACCGGTTTTTTGCATGCCATAAGCATCCAATAAGCCCTGACCGCGTCCCTAACATCTATAAAATCCCTGCTCGTATGAAGGTTTCCTATCAGCAACCTGCCTTTCCTGCTCCCCTGCAGACCCATATCCTTGATCTGGTTGATGATCGAACCGCAAACCAGTTGTGATGTCTGGCCCGGCCCTATCAGGTTAAAAGGCCGCGCGACGACTATGTCCAAGCCGGATCCTTGATGGTATTGCAACGCCAAAAGCGTCTGAGCCGCCTTACTGAGGCCGTAAGCCGTTATAGGCGCCAAAGGGCCTGTCTCTTTCAATGGTATATTCCGTCTGCTTATCCCATATTCGCCGGAAGTGCCGATAACCAGTATCCGCGGAGATAACCCATTCTCGATCACAGCGTCAAAGATGTTCTTCGTCGCAAGTACGTTATATCTCAGCAGGTCTTCATGATCCTTGCTGAAAAGCAATGCCGACAGGTGCAAAATATAATCGGGGCGGATATCGCCTATGATCTTCGAGATCTTCCCCTTGTCGAGTAGGTCTGACTTTATGAATTTAAAATCCTCCGGACTTCCCGGGAAACACTTTTTATCTACCCCGAAGATCCTTACCGTCCCGGGCCTCATCTTGCCGGCGAAATCGACAAAATACCTTCCCGTAAAACCGCTGACTCCCGTGACTAAGATTTTTTTCATGTATTTACCTTCCTTCGGATGTGCCTGATACGCAGCCGGACCCTTGATGCCAGTTTAATGAATATTCCCCTAAGGTGCGCATAAGCGGGTGACACGAAAACATACAAAATGAAGGACGGAAATCCCGACACTTTCAATGCGGACTTGAAATTTTCCCGCGCTTTCCCCGGGTCATTCCTGCGTAAATGCCTTCTTCCTAAAATAACATGGAACCTCGACAACTCCCCTCTCCCCCTCCTGTCGATGAGGCCGTTGAGATCCGGGTAATCCGCGATAACGCCCTTAAGGGTATTTACGATATTGGTAAAAGTCCTTACGTCGTCCTTTCGGAATGTGGCGGCGTGGTCCCTGTACCTGACTAAAGGCCTGTCGATAAAATCAACCTCGTAAAAAGCCGCGATCCTCAGCCATCTGTCGTAGTCCTCTATCGGGACAAGCGCTGAATTGAAGAGGCCGACTTTGCTAAAACACTCTTTTCGCGCCATCACCGAAGATGTTGGAATGAAATTTTGCGCAAACAGGTATTTGAAGACTTTTCCCCTGTGCGGGGGCCTGAATTGAAAAGTCCTCAAGTTCCCGGGGCCGTAATCGTTAAAAGAACCGTCTTTTAACATGTATTCATCGGCATACACAAGGCCCAACGACCCCTTCTTCTCAAAAAGATCGACCTGCATTCCCAGCTTATCGGGCAACCACGCGTCATCCTGGTCCAAAAATGCCACATACTCCCCCTCCGCGGCTAAAACTCCCGCGTTCCTGGCATTTGCCGGGCCCCCGTTCTTTTGGGATATATAGGTGATCCTGGAACGAAATCCGG
The nucleotide sequence above comes from Candidatus Omnitrophota bacterium. Encoded proteins:
- a CDS encoding glycosyltransferase, with the translated sequence MKKILYITYDGLMDPVAQSQVLPYLKGLSNRGFGISVISFEKKERMGAGKGREEVKAELEKNGITWGPLKYHRSPAIPATVYDIIKGSCSALSSIRKGDVGAVHARGYIPALIGLFLKRVAGKRLIFDMRGFWPDEKVDAGAWEKGSPVYALFKKIERMLIKGSDEIVVLAGSAERSLKKDFPGAAITVIPCCVDTGFFGPKPRGDILPGDAMNRPVLIYLGSTGTFYDLDGMALFFKALKEKIRGAYFWLVTNSAAGEVEGVILGHGIDRHDFAVTGLSRKDIPLALSSSALSIMFYKRRLSSAGCSPIKFAESLSCGLPVVINSGIGDTEEVINRENVGVVADLSGPGGIEEAAVKASGLLPVSEGLRKKCVSSAKEYFSLEQGIDKYSMIYRRLT
- a CDS encoding glycosyltransferase family 39 protein, which gives rise to MILNKIAVFSYILLGIVLGFILTFYTAGLFVLSLFLASLLAIKLFFKKESSSFLIKLFIISFILRAAMCLVNYNVGLEPPFWGGDTQPDAAVYNVNAFYISHLLKDNPAEENLARARDPFLDRMLDKTRYFHDNRLPDLGGYQFDSNVFGLGVFYAWLGYAPVAAKMTNSLICCLSIILVYLISRRLFGEEKPSRIAAVIFAFFPSIFYWSVTGLRDSVSNFLLLAYLLFLVKLITEKKFKYIFWALLFIYLSNLFRTKLSISLLAGLGVVSVFALLKALKVGKSTILRVSLIFAVYFILAFVFADRTTITSKIVNTANFIARINLAQVVSGGAYHPSQTNYRIYSDLVYQQGKLSPGDVFSFGYLATILKAILYFFFAPFPFGNWSLSFLPFYPQVIYWYLMAPFTVTGWLLFLKKDKYTSLTLTALLLVLILPAALFESNIGTAFRHKDMFIPVAFIFAAYALTRQRADNRGS
- a CDS encoding methyltransferase domain-containing protein, which encodes MLNEELRDKLACPGCLGDLSFGEGDFTCNKCHRKYPVVDGIPVLINEDKSLFRIKDFLGRSSTTIELSGFNKGFLRKIWSRVTPELTLNIYSKRNFKKFIKEACNSAARPAILVIGGGVLGSGLAEIAKNDKIMLIESDVSFGPRTQIICDAHNLPFADSSLDGIIAQAVLEHVTDPHRCVSEIYRILRPKGLVYSEVPFMQQVHMGRYDFTRFTDLGHRRLFRNFEEIKRGVAGGPASALAWSLRYFFMSFTDSPFIKKILSTLSIFAFFWIKYLDFYLVKKASSGDAAGGFYFLGRKSDKTVTDAEIISLYKAKGK
- a CDS encoding glycosyltransferase family 39 protein, encoding MKRTILIALAIFAVALLPRLYAALSEGQVLTPDSLYYNGLAGNILEGKGFSVDGKPTTFKEPFYPFFLASLYHIFGNNYAAVKVIQAIIGALTCVIIFMTARRLFDAKTAVLGALICCFYPAFIRTTGLMITELLYTFLLISIIFFLLRFIQNGGYGNLAFCGAALGIASLTRSVIVLLPFFILLVMGKIFLSHARSVKKYIISAAILLTFFILPIAPWTVRNWKVTHRFIPISTTMGIGLYSSYVPREGKLYGFIASDEVVEKSRSLGSEAAQSDFLAKEALKYIKNNPLRVLKLEVLKTVYFWSVFDWEILGNGVYNYMYAFIMPFFILGIFVNSKRSWELAPVYLPIIYSFCVSLVFYGSPRFRLPIEPYIIMIGAAGIFHFIRRSRNKIFPGLLISGYFMLNVCFYAASYETKVFFRSIFQKIGLW
- a CDS encoding radical SAM protein; protein product: MNILLVKPYNLSDHIQPSLGLGYLAESCRKAGHNVTILDCIKKGMKADALIRMVKEAKPDVVGFQCYTFDLKFVKEALEGCKNLEPGLITVLGGPHPSAAPEESIKYFGAPLDFIFVGEAEKGLPILLDRLGKKGPRDLSDIPGLGWRENGRVRINPQIFVEDLDSLGMPAWDLIRPEEYPECQHGAVFRKFPIAPIIVTRGCPFSCTFCAGNIIGGKKIRKHSVDFILGQIKYLYDRHGIREFHIIDDNFTFDRAYAKELLRKLADLHLGISWATPNGVRIDCLDEEMLVLMKKSGLYLISLGIESGSDRVLALMKKGTTTDKIRKGIDMIRRFKIDVAGFFIVGFPGEKEEDIRKTIRFSLDLGLIRANYFTYLPFPGTASYKELASEGKLGGVDWDRFYFMSAPYAGDGLNQKQVKSLQREAFLRFYMRPGIMIKNILAIKSPRHFKFLLKRFFHWVIMK
- a CDS encoding radical SAM protein; the encoded protein is MKVLFFHRNAEWMGIEYLSSSLKRAGHDTELLFDPGSGDVEYKFNIIERYFDVSGKMIKKAKAYKPDLIAFSCLTNLYPWVSKMASLLKKEMAVPIIVGGLHPTILPEFVIKNPDIDMICVGEGEEALVELANSMQNGKIDHSIKNIWFKKDGEIVRNPSRPLMQDLDSLPFPDKDMFRRYGCFSDRLYVMTGRGCPYQCTYCFNSYYRKLLNQPGHSYTRRRSVGRVIEELKYFKSRYRIKEVFFYDDVFTINDAWIRDFAGRYKKEINLPFKVLVHPKNVKKDIMLLLKEAGCIYVDIGLESGSEDVRYKLLKRNMSNDDIIDTAKVLKEAGIKFCTLNIVGFPTETTEQMWETYELNRKIKPDGTIVSIFYPFPKTELADFCAERGFIKEGEYEKICNGEGGYKQGSLIRDIDEKEALRLQVLIPFLTRMPAFLHPVIKRMPINGFTRIISIPFLSVPRNAYIRIKESLVMFVKSHWNYLWT
- a CDS encoding class I SAM-dependent methyltransferase; the encoded protein is MPKVVFDTLTFMSRLERLKSWFYKKIEPYLGERILEAGCGTGNLTSYMSGKQLVLAVDNDSDMLDECRSRFSDNPNVKFLRYDLTDPSITKLSGNNLDTVVCVNTLEHIKDDEAVLNNFNSILNKEGTLILLVPAFQSLYCSLDRAAGHYRRYSLSEVSEMIEKCGFTIDKKMYFNFFGLIGWFFNGKVLKKEKISTRLLSMFNFLTPLLDFFENLIGPPIGLSIILICRKRG
- a CDS encoding glycosyltransferase family 2 protein, which produces MKVSVIIPVYNEARTIKEILKKVTDSDVVDEIIIVDDFSKDDTMKILESLSLKGVKVYSHDKNRGKGAAIRTGLKNASGDIIIFQDADLEYDPGDYPELVKPIKEGKADVVYGSRFLNRKDLFHCKKVFYLTHFIGNKFLNFMVMLLYGARLTDMETCYKVIKKEILDGIDLSARGFEIEPEITAKLLRKGVKIYEVPISYVPRDYQEGKKISWRDGLKALYVLVKYRVGK
- a CDS encoding glycosyltransferase family 4 protein: MDIAIVTPALNYGGGERQVEFLASGLAGNGHSVRVYCFFDDGPIADRLAGKGIKVHRLYNRAVTGDGPRKKVGGPAEEAGVFRKSGDAVDRLRRLANECLAALKLFAAFAKKRPDVVHLYQNQTKMAVLAGRMAGVKRIIYTETSLIGDWLSPSQLSVMRFFWRRCDAIIALSESMKRHMVGLGAAVTDKLYVVPTMLPSPGKNAIVPVEGKGDVSVGIVGRLTPEKGHVFFLKAAELINKRRSNIKFIIAGQGYLKNELISLIEINGLAANTELTGAFKDISDIMCRIDILVLSSLTEGAPLVLLEGMAYGKPVVAADVGGVSELVVEGKTGFLVAPKDPEALADAILKLAGDPQMRKRFAEAAINRFTERYSSGKLIPEIESIYRGGMD